Proteins encoded within one genomic window of Chlorobaculum sp. MV4-Y:
- the bchI gene encoding magnesium chelatase ATPase subunit I, giving the protein MTQTAKAAKKTTSAKASAAKEAKVKATAEETAVTEVKKPTAKKKSALAFPFTAIVGQEEMKLSLILNIIDPRIGGVLVMGHRGTGKSTTVRALAEVLPLIPRVKGDIYNRTVEQYIEMESAGKGAAPIKPEDVKTEMIPVPVVDLPLGATEDRVCGTIDIEKALTSGVKAFEPGLLAQSNRGFLYIDEVNLLDDHLVDVLLDVAASGKNVVEREGISIRHPARFVLVGSGNPEEGELRPQLLDRFGLHARIITINDVAKRVQIVKLRREYDEDPEAFMKKVSREQQKLQKKIVAAQQLLPQVTMDDAVLTDIARLCMNLGIDGHRGELTITRTAHAYAAWEGDKEVTMKHVREIAGLCLRHRLRKDPLETVDAGEKIDRELAKVLGEAEAAA; this is encoded by the coding sequence ATGACCCAGACTGCCAAAGCCGCAAAAAAAACCACTTCAGCCAAGGCATCGGCCGCCAAGGAAGCCAAGGTAAAGGCAACTGCAGAAGAAACGGCTGTGACTGAAGTCAAGAAGCCGACTGCAAAAAAGAAAAGTGCCCTGGCATTCCCCTTCACTGCCATTGTCGGACAGGAGGAGATGAAGCTCAGTCTGATTCTCAATATCATCGATCCGAGGATTGGCGGTGTTCTGGTCATGGGTCATCGCGGTACCGGCAAGAGCACGACCGTCAGGGCGCTGGCCGAGGTGCTTCCGCTCATCCCGCGCGTCAAGGGTGATATCTACAATCGTACTGTCGAGCAGTACATCGAGATGGAGTCTGCCGGCAAAGGCGCTGCTCCGATCAAACCAGAGGATGTCAAGACGGAAATGATTCCCGTGCCGGTCGTTGACCTTCCGCTCGGTGCTACCGAAGACCGTGTTTGCGGAACCATCGACATCGAAAAGGCACTCACCAGCGGTGTCAAGGCGTTCGAACCCGGCCTGCTCGCCCAGTCCAACCGTGGTTTCCTCTACATTGACGAAGTCAACCTGCTCGACGACCACCTTGTTGACGTGCTCCTCGACGTGGCCGCCAGTGGTAAGAACGTCGTCGAACGTGAAGGTATCAGCATTCGCCACCCCGCCCGCTTCGTGCTTGTTGGTTCTGGCAACCCGGAAGAGGGCGAGCTTCGCCCGCAGCTCCTCGACCGTTTCGGTCTGCACGCCCGCATCATCACCATCAACGATGTCGCCAAGAGGGTGCAGATCGTCAAGCTCCGCCGCGAGTATGATGAGGATCCGGAAGCTTTCATGAAAAAGGTCTCCCGTGAGCAGCAGAAGCTTCAGAAGAAGATCGTCGCAGCCCAGCAGCTTCTTCCGCAGGTTACGATGGACGACGCGGTGCTTACCGACATCGCCCGCCTCTGCATGAACCTCGGTATCGACGGCCACCGCGGCGAATTGACCATCACCCGCACAGCCCACGCCTATGCCGCCTGGGAGGGTGACAAGGAGGTGACCATGAAACACGTTCGCGAAATCGCCGGTCTCTGCCTTCGCCATCGCCTCCGCAAGGATCCGCTCGAAACCGTCGATGCGGGCGAGAAGATCGATCGCGAACTTGCAAAAGTACTGGGAGAGGCCGAAGCAGCAGCATGA
- a CDS encoding LexA family protein, with amino-acid sequence MRLVRISTGSKLDFYRPDFSTDVELPLISVGISDGSLSPTEDFEEGTFDLTKALVKNPATTFYARFKGASMTDADIFDGDFLVIDKAVESEDGLLS; translated from the coding sequence ATGAGACTCGTGCGCATCAGTACTGGCTCCAAGCTTGACTTTTATAGACCTGACTTCTCAACTGATGTTGAGTTGCCTCTGATCAGCGTTGGCATCTCAGATGGATCTCTATCTCCGACCGAAGATTTTGAAGAGGGCACTTTTGACCTGACCAAAGCACTCGTCAAAAACCCGGCAACTACCTTTTACGCCAGATTCAAAGGTGCATCCATGACGGATGCCGACATCTTCGACGGTGATTTTCTGGTAATTGACAAGGCGGTTGAGTCGGAAGACGGTCTGCTTTCTTGA
- the guaB gene encoding IMP dehydrogenase, with amino-acid sequence MDKILYDALTFDDVLLVPAYSNVLPKETVVKSRLTRQIELNIPLVSAAMDTVTEAELAIALARAGGIGIIHKNLSIDEQARQVAKVKRFESGIIRNPIHLFEDATIQDAIDLMIRHSISGIPVVEHPTPEGCLLLKGIVTNRDLRMTASSNEKITTIMTTNLVTAKEGIDLLAAEEILMQNKIEKLLVIDDDGYLKGLITFKDIQKRKQCPDACKDSQGRLRAGAAVGIRANTMSRVDALVAAGVDVVAVDTAHGHSQAVLDMVATIKQHYPELQVIAGNVATPEAVRDLVKVGADAVKVGIGPGSICTTRIVAGVGMPQLTAVMRCAEEAAKTGTPLIADGGIKYSGDIAKALAAGADSVMMGSVFAGTDESPGETILYEGRRFKAYRGMGSLGAMSEPEGSSDRYFQDASTETKKYVPEGIEGRIPAKGKLDEVVYQLIGGLKSSMGYCGVRTITELKENTRFVRITSAGLRESHPHDVMITKEAPNYSTSA; translated from the coding sequence ATGGACAAAATTCTCTATGATGCGCTGACTTTCGATGATGTGTTGCTTGTGCCTGCCTATTCCAATGTACTTCCCAAAGAGACGGTCGTCAAGTCCCGCCTGACCCGGCAGATCGAGCTCAACATCCCGCTGGTAAGCGCGGCCATGGACACCGTCACCGAAGCCGAGCTGGCGATCGCTCTGGCGCGAGCGGGCGGTATCGGCATCATCCACAAGAATCTCTCCATAGACGAACAGGCACGGCAGGTTGCAAAAGTCAAGCGCTTCGAGAGCGGCATCATCCGCAATCCCATCCATCTGTTCGAGGACGCAACGATCCAGGATGCCATCGACCTGATGATCCGTCACTCCATTTCAGGCATTCCGGTCGTAGAGCATCCGACCCCCGAAGGCTGCCTGTTACTCAAAGGCATCGTCACCAACCGCGACCTGCGCATGACTGCCTCGTCCAACGAGAAGATCACCACCATCATGACAACGAACCTCGTCACGGCCAAAGAGGGTATTGACCTGCTCGCCGCCGAGGAGATTCTCATGCAGAACAAGATCGAAAAGCTCCTCGTCATCGATGACGACGGCTACCTCAAGGGTCTCATCACCTTCAAGGATATTCAGAAGCGCAAGCAGTGCCCGGACGCATGCAAGGACTCGCAGGGTCGGCTCCGGGCGGGCGCGGCGGTCGGCATCCGCGCAAACACGATGTCGCGCGTCGATGCGCTGGTTGCTGCGGGCGTTGACGTCGTGGCGGTCGATACGGCGCACGGCCACAGCCAGGCGGTGCTCGACATGGTGGCCACCATCAAGCAGCACTATCCGGAATTGCAGGTGATCGCTGGCAACGTGGCGACACCGGAAGCTGTACGCGATCTGGTCAAGGTCGGCGCCGACGCCGTCAAGGTGGGCATCGGACCAGGCAGCATCTGCACCACGCGCATCGTGGCTGGCGTCGGAATGCCGCAGCTCACGGCAGTTATGAGGTGCGCTGAAGAGGCCGCCAAAACCGGCACGCCGCTCATCGCGGACGGCGGCATCAAGTACAGCGGCGACATCGCCAAAGCACTCGCAGCTGGCGCGGATTCGGTGATGATGGGCAGCGTCTTCGCGGGCACCGACGAAAGCCCGGGCGAGACAATCCTCTACGAAGGCCGCCGCTTCAAGGCGTACCGCGGCATGGGCTCGCTCGGCGCGATGTCCGAACCGGAAGGCAGCAGCGACCGCTACTTCCAGGACGCTTCGACAGAGACCAAAAAGTACGTGCCAGAAGGCATCGAAGGCCGCATTCCGGCCAAAGGGAAGCTCGACGAGGTGGTCTATCAGCTCATCGGTGGCCTGAAATCCTCGATGGGCTACTGCGGCGTCAGAACCATCACTGAGCTGAAAGAGAACACCCGTTTCGTGCGCATCACCTCTGCTGGCCTCCGCGAAAGCCACCCGCACGATGTGATGATAACCAAAGAAGCACCGAACTACTCGACCTCCGCATAA
- a CDS encoding CAP domain-containing protein: MSKDRNNAGVFANDLYSFIIMMPFNRKRIDILVPLLLAIAFGQAKGDYSFNREDSDLYEKEQDQQQDSTSFQQFENADYMNRTEQEVIMEINRLRSDPAGYARTHLAPLRTYYHDKMLILPGKKPMMTREGIAALEECIQELENTRPTPTLSPCEGLTLASRDLADDQGPTETTGHIGNDGSSMPARIERHGEWAGSIAENICYGFSDASDIVITLLIDDGVPSRGHRQTLLNGVFNYAGVTIGPHRRYHTMCVIDFATAYATKQI, encoded by the coding sequence GTGAGCAAGGATCGAAACAATGCCGGTGTATTTGCAAACGATCTCTATTCATTTATCATCATGATGCCTTTCAACCGTAAACGAATAGACATACTCGTACCCCTTTTGCTCGCAATTGCCTTCGGGCAGGCGAAAGGCGACTATTCGTTCAACAGAGAGGATTCCGATCTCTACGAAAAAGAGCAGGATCAGCAGCAGGACTCCACCTCTTTTCAGCAGTTCGAAAACGCGGACTATATGAACCGGACCGAACAAGAGGTGATCATGGAAATCAACCGTCTGAGGAGCGACCCGGCAGGGTATGCGCGCACTCATCTTGCGCCTCTCAGAACTTATTACCATGATAAAATGCTCATATTACCCGGCAAAAAACCCATGATGACCAGAGAGGGGATTGCCGCGCTGGAAGAATGTATTCAGGAGCTCGAAAACACAAGGCCGACCCCAACGCTGTCGCCGTGCGAGGGACTTACACTGGCCTCCCGTGACCTGGCCGATGATCAGGGGCCAACCGAAACGACCGGACACATCGGAAATGATGGTTCCTCGATGCCTGCCAGGATAGAGCGTCATGGAGAATGGGCCGGAAGTATCGCGGAAAACATCTGTTACGGCTTCAGTGATGCCAGCGACATCGTCATCACGTTGCTCATCGATGATGGCGTGCCGTCACGCGGACACAGGCAAACCCTGCTGAACGGCGTGTTCAATTACGCAGGAGTAACCATAGGGCCTCACCGCCGTTACCATACCATGTGCGTCATAGACTTCGCCACCGCATACGCCACGAAACAAATATAA
- the bchD gene encoding magnesium chelatase ATPase subunit D, which translates to MIAFTDIVGMDLAKQALMLLAVDPSLGGVVIPSTVGSGKSTLARAFADILPEGTPFVELPLNVTEDRLIGGVDLEATLASGQRVVQHGVLSKAHKGVLYVDSLSLLDSSAVSHIMDAMSRGAVIVEREGLSEVHPADFMLVGTYDPSDGEVRMGLLDRIGIIVPFTPVNDYRARKQIVNIVMGTRDEEDTQDELRMLRGLIDAAREQLHKVSMTNEQIKGLIQTAISLGVEGNRVDIFAIRAAIANAALNQRTEVDDEDLKLAMKLVLVPRATRMPEREPNPEEMAQDEPPPQEEQPQDETEDQNAPPDQTDSDAEEEQEETPDMIEELMMDAVETELPDNILNISLASKKKAKSGSRGEALNNKRGRFVRSQPGEIKSGKVALIPTLIAAAPWQASRKAEQAKKGIKSTAALIIGKDDVKIKRFRDKSGTLFIFMVDASGSMALNRMRQAKGAVASLLQNAYVHRDQVSLISFRGKQAQVLLPPSQSVDRAKRELDVLPTGGGTPLASALLTGWETAKQARTKGITQIMFVMITDGRGNIPLGAAYDPNATKASKEELEKEVEALALSIQADGIASIVVDTQMNYLSRGEAPKLAQKLGGRYFYLPNAKAEQIVEAALS; encoded by the coding sequence ATGATAGCATTTACCGACATTGTAGGAATGGATCTGGCCAAGCAGGCGCTCATGCTCTTGGCCGTCGATCCCTCCCTTGGCGGTGTCGTGATTCCTTCGACCGTAGGTTCGGGAAAATCGACGCTCGCAAGGGCTTTCGCCGACATTCTGCCTGAGGGCACTCCCTTTGTGGAGCTGCCGCTGAACGTGACTGAAGACCGCCTCATCGGCGGTGTCGATCTCGAAGCGACCCTCGCCTCCGGCCAGCGTGTTGTCCAACACGGTGTGCTTTCAAAGGCCCACAAGGGCGTGCTCTATGTCGATTCGCTCAGCCTGCTCGACAGCTCCGCCGTGTCGCACATCATGGATGCCATGAGCCGTGGTGCGGTCATCGTCGAGCGTGAGGGTCTCAGCGAGGTGCATCCGGCGGACTTCATGCTGGTTGGCACCTACGATCCGAGCGACGGCGAAGTGCGCATGGGACTGCTCGACCGCATCGGTATCATTGTGCCGTTCACACCGGTCAACGACTATCGTGCCCGCAAGCAGATCGTCAACATCGTCATGGGCACGCGCGACGAGGAGGATACGCAGGACGAGCTGCGCATGTTGCGTGGTCTCATCGATGCGGCGCGTGAGCAGTTGCACAAAGTCTCCATGACCAACGAGCAGATCAAGGGTCTCATCCAGACCGCCATCAGTCTCGGCGTCGAAGGCAACCGTGTTGACATTTTCGCGATCCGTGCTGCTATCGCCAACGCTGCGCTCAACCAGCGCACCGAGGTGGACGACGAAGATCTGAAGCTCGCCATGAAGCTGGTGCTGGTGCCGAGGGCGACCCGTATGCCCGAGCGCGAACCCAACCCCGAGGAGATGGCCCAGGACGAGCCTCCGCCGCAGGAGGAGCAGCCGCAGGACGAAACCGAGGATCAGAACGCGCCGCCGGACCAGACCGACTCCGATGCCGAAGAGGAACAGGAGGAGACGCCCGACATGATCGAGGAACTGATGATGGATGCCGTCGAGACCGAACTGCCCGACAATATCCTCAACATCTCCCTTGCCTCCAAGAAGAAGGCAAAAAGCGGCAGCCGTGGTGAGGCGCTGAACAACAAGCGAGGCCGCTTTGTGCGTTCGCAGCCGGGCGAAATCAAGAGCGGCAAGGTCGCCCTGATTCCGACGCTGATTGCCGCCGCGCCGTGGCAGGCATCGAGAAAAGCCGAGCAGGCAAAAAAGGGCATCAAGTCCACTGCTGCGCTCATCATTGGCAAGGATGATGTCAAGATCAAGCGTTTCCGCGACAAGTCCGGTACGCTCTTCATCTTCATGGTGGACGCGTCCGGCTCGATGGCGCTGAACCGCATGCGCCAGGCCAAGGGCGCGGTGGCGAGCCTGTTGCAGAACGCTTACGTGCATCGTGACCAGGTCAGCCTGATCTCGTTTCGCGGCAAGCAGGCGCAGGTACTCCTGCCTCCATCGCAGAGCGTGGATCGCGCCAAGCGCGAGCTTGACGTGCTGCCGACCGGCGGCGGAACCCCGCTTGCCTCGGCCTTGCTCACCGGTTGGGAAACCGCCAAGCAGGCGCGTACCAAAGGTATCACGCAGATTATGTTCGTTATGATCACCGACGGCCGCGGCAATATTCCGCTGGGTGCTGCGTACGATCCCAACGCGACCAAAGCCTCCAAGGAGGAGCTTGAGAAAGAGGTCGAAGCATTAGCTCTCTCCATCCAGGCCGATGGTATCGCCTCCATCGTGGTCGATACCCAGATGAACTACCTGTCACGAGGCGAAGCCCCCAAGCTCGCACAGAAACTCGGTGGCCGGTACTTCTACCTTCCCAACGCCAAAGCCGAACAGATCGTCGAAGCAGCGTTGAGCTGA
- a CDS encoding DUF1615 domain-containing protein, with translation MLRANRLTPIMLILALFLSACSGITDSGLSEKQVEKLVRASRPNNPSPDIWARAIKESLEELGQPVDKEHVSAVCAVISQVSAFSISPKNSRMASILRKKIEAAESNEVLRLLIETRLDQTASNGQTFRDNIDSIRSELDFEKWYDEFTSASVTKPILLVLKKDASDLITTAGSMQVSVKFAEEYPKKPRNAGGGSVRDMLYTCKGGVFYGTAYLLDFRHNYDDWKYVFADFNAGHYTSRNAGFQKMLGRLTHRMVDTDGDLLNYETGVPSPSVTYVTFIDFLKEKGVEFDENKVMKDFQQEKSYDFEESWSYKTLAEMYQKRYGGRPIYAVLPDIPINSPKFVSKNLSTKWFANHVKERFNRCMRTKI, from the coding sequence ATGCTCAGAGCGAACCGCCTGACTCCCATCATGCTGATACTAGCCCTCTTCTTGTCGGCCTGTTCGGGAATTACCGATTCCGGCTTGTCAGAAAAGCAGGTCGAAAAACTGGTGCGTGCATCGAGACCAAACAATCCTTCACCGGATATCTGGGCCAGAGCGATAAAAGAAAGCCTTGAAGAGCTGGGGCAGCCAGTGGACAAGGAGCATGTCAGTGCCGTTTGCGCCGTCATTTCGCAGGTTAGCGCCTTTTCGATCTCGCCGAAAAACTCACGCATGGCAAGCATTTTGCGCAAAAAGATCGAGGCTGCCGAATCGAACGAGGTGTTGCGCCTCCTCATCGAAACCAGGCTGGATCAGACCGCCTCGAACGGACAGACATTTCGCGATAACATCGACTCGATCCGGAGCGAACTCGATTTCGAAAAGTGGTACGACGAGTTCACCTCGGCAAGCGTCACCAAGCCGATTCTGCTCGTGCTCAAAAAGGATGCGAGCGATCTGATCACCACCGCCGGTTCGATGCAGGTGTCGGTGAAGTTCGCCGAAGAGTACCCGAAAAAGCCCCGGAACGCCGGTGGCGGCAGCGTGCGCGACATGCTCTACACCTGCAAGGGCGGCGTCTTCTATGGAACCGCCTATCTGCTCGACTTCAGGCACAACTACGACGACTGGAAATATGTGTTCGCCGACTTCAACGCGGGGCACTACACCAGCAGAAACGCCGGATTCCAGAAGATGCTTGGCCGGCTCACACACAGAATGGTCGATACGGACGGCGACCTGCTGAATTACGAAACCGGCGTTCCAAGCCCGTCAGTCACCTACGTCACTTTCATCGATTTTCTGAAAGAAAAAGGTGTCGAGTTCGATGAAAACAAGGTGATGAAAGATTTCCAGCAGGAAAAAAGCTACGATTTCGAGGAGAGCTGGTCGTACAAAACGCTCGCCGAAATGTATCAAAAGAGGTATGGCGGCCGCCCGATCTACGCCGTGCTGCCTGACATCCCGATCAACAGCCCGAAATTCGTCAGCAAGAACCTCAGCACGAAATGGTTCGCCAACCACGTCAAAGAGCGCTTCAACCGCTGCATGAGAACGAAGATTTGA
- the bchH gene encoding magnesium chelatase subunit H, with amino-acid sequence MAQRRKITAIVGLEQYNAGLWKRIKHMLDKDAELVQLSDVDLEKQNPEAATAIREADCVFMSMINFKEQIDWFKEQLDQATNEKTIFIFESMPEAMALTKVGSYQVTEGKSGMPDMVKKIAKMLVKGRDEDALYGYMKLMKIMRTILPLVPNKAKDFKNWLMVYSYWLQPTPENIVNMFRLILREYFGSNVKVEPIVDVPNMGLYHPDSQEYFKDVKSFKSWSKKRGVNFDKSQKMGLLFFRKHLLQEKTYIDNTIRTLEKHGVNVFPAFVMGVEGHVLVRDWLMNEKIDLLVNMMGFGLVGGPAGSTKPGTAAEARHEILTGLDVPYMVAQPLLVQDFESWRELGVSPMQVTFTYSIPEMDGAVAPIILGALQDGKVETVQERLDRLAILSKKWMRLRATSNRDKRVALVVYDYPPGLGKKATAALLDVPTTLLRILERLKKEGYNVGTLPDSPEKLFEMLDRATDYQIMQNKPDAIKVSREKYNELVTYHERERIEERWQAFPGEIAPVGSDEVFLGGLRLGNIYIGVQPRLGVQGDPMRLIFDKANTPHHQYISFYRWISREFDAHALVHVGMHGSVEWMPGLQTGLTGECWPDALLGEVPHFYIYPVNNPSESTIAKRRGLATMVSHVVPPLARAGLYKELPALKDLLADYRERHQGAGEDVEQVQEAIMTKAELLNLTDDCPRRPEEPFSDFVSRLYIYIVELENRLISNSLHVFGEAGPLESQIITITETIKNRGENGRSLPYIFIDTSGRNGHYGSYEEISSLSRKGDEAAIKLREWAEDACREFVKQTMFDRKNPLQVFEAVTGGGRMLEEDKPFIQRIIQEGSMMIQALSDNRSEMDALVKVLNGGYIPSGPGGDLVRDGMNVLPSGRNIHSIDPWRIPSETAFKRGTLIADGLIAKHVAENDGQYPETIAEVIWGLDTIKTKGEAVAVVIRLMGAEPAYDAFGKISHYNLTPLEKLGRPRIDVLMQLSPIFRDAFGILMDQLDRLVKDAAKADEPHEMNYIKKHVDEALAEGMDFEAATSRQFTQAPGSYGTYVDDMIEDSAWENESDLDDLFIRRNSSAYGGGRKGEKQSEILQKLLGSVDRVVHQVDSTEFGISDIDHYFSSSGSLQLAARRRNTKASDIKLNYVESFTSDIKLDDADKSLRVEYRSKLLNPKWFEGMLKHGHSGAGEISNRVTYMLGWDAVTKSVDDWVYKKTAETYALDPEMRERLATLNPQAIKNIVGRMLEAHGRGMWKADQSMIDELQEIYADLEDRLEGMADE; translated from the coding sequence ATGGCACAAAGACGTAAAATTACGGCGATTGTGGGTCTCGAGCAGTACAATGCCGGCCTCTGGAAAAGGATCAAGCACATGCTCGACAAGGATGCCGAGCTGGTTCAGTTGAGCGATGTCGATCTCGAAAAGCAGAATCCCGAGGCGGCGACGGCCATCCGGGAGGCCGACTGCGTGTTCATGAGCATGATCAACTTCAAGGAGCAGATCGACTGGTTCAAGGAGCAGCTCGATCAGGCGACTAATGAAAAGACCATCTTCATCTTCGAGTCGATGCCCGAAGCCATGGCCCTCACCAAGGTTGGGAGTTATCAGGTCACAGAAGGCAAGTCGGGAATGCCCGACATGGTGAAGAAGATCGCCAAGATGCTGGTGAAGGGGCGCGACGAGGATGCTCTTTATGGTTACATGAAGCTGATGAAGATCATGCGCACCATCCTGCCGCTCGTGCCGAACAAGGCGAAGGATTTCAAGAACTGGCTGATGGTCTACTCCTACTGGCTCCAGCCGACGCCGGAGAACATCGTCAACATGTTCCGCCTGATCCTGCGCGAGTATTTTGGCTCGAATGTCAAGGTCGAGCCGATTGTCGATGTGCCGAACATGGGGCTGTACCATCCCGATTCGCAGGAGTATTTCAAGGATGTGAAGAGCTTCAAGAGCTGGTCGAAGAAGCGTGGCGTGAACTTCGACAAGTCGCAGAAGATGGGGCTGCTTTTCTTCCGCAAGCACCTTTTGCAGGAAAAAACCTATATCGACAACACCATCCGCACGCTCGAAAAGCATGGGGTGAACGTCTTTCCGGCTTTCGTGATGGGCGTCGAAGGCCACGTTCTGGTGCGCGACTGGCTGATGAATGAGAAGATTGATCTGCTCGTGAACATGATGGGCTTCGGCCTCGTTGGCGGCCCGGCGGGTTCGACCAAGCCCGGCACAGCAGCCGAGGCGCGGCATGAAATTCTGACCGGTCTCGATGTGCCCTACATGGTCGCCCAGCCGCTTCTGGTGCAGGATTTCGAGTCGTGGCGCGAGCTTGGCGTTTCGCCGATGCAGGTGACCTTCACCTACTCGATTCCTGAAATGGACGGCGCGGTCGCACCGATAATTCTCGGCGCGTTGCAGGACGGCAAGGTCGAGACCGTGCAGGAGCGGCTCGACCGGCTGGCGATCCTTTCCAAAAAATGGATGCGCCTGCGAGCCACTTCGAATCGCGACAAACGTGTGGCACTGGTGGTCTATGACTATCCGCCGGGACTTGGCAAGAAGGCGACGGCGGCGCTGCTCGACGTGCCGACCACGCTTCTGCGGATTCTGGAGCGCCTGAAGAAAGAGGGCTACAACGTTGGCACGCTGCCCGACTCGCCGGAGAAGCTCTTCGAGATGCTCGACCGGGCGACCGATTACCAGATCATGCAAAACAAACCCGATGCCATCAAGGTGAGCCGCGAAAAGTACAACGAGCTGGTCACTTACCACGAGCGCGAGCGCATCGAGGAGCGGTGGCAGGCCTTCCCCGGTGAGATCGCGCCGGTCGGCTCCGACGAGGTGTTCCTCGGTGGCTTGCGGCTTGGCAACATCTACATCGGGGTGCAACCGCGCCTCGGCGTGCAGGGCGACCCGATGCGCCTGATCTTCGACAAGGCCAACACACCGCACCACCAGTACATCTCTTTCTACCGCTGGATCAGCCGCGAGTTCGACGCGCACGCGCTGGTGCACGTGGGAATGCACGGCTCGGTCGAATGGATGCCTGGCCTCCAGACCGGCCTGACCGGCGAGTGCTGGCCCGACGCGCTGCTCGGCGAGGTGCCGCATTTCTACATCTATCCGGTGAACAATCCGAGCGAATCGACCATCGCCAAGCGCCGCGGACTGGCCACGATGGTCTCGCACGTCGTTCCGCCGCTGGCCCGAGCGGGTCTTTACAAGGAGTTGCCCGCGCTGAAGGATCTGCTCGCCGACTATCGCGAGCGCCATCAGGGAGCGGGTGAGGATGTCGAGCAGGTGCAAGAGGCAATCATGACCAAAGCTGAGTTGCTCAACCTGACCGACGACTGCCCGCGCCGCCCCGAAGAGCCGTTTAGCGACTTCGTCAGCCGCCTCTACATCTACATCGTCGAGCTGGAAAACCGGCTTATCTCCAACTCGCTGCACGTTTTCGGCGAGGCGGGGCCGCTCGAATCGCAGATCATCACGATCACCGAAACTATCAAGAATCGCGGCGAAAACGGCCGCTCGCTGCCCTATATCTTTATCGACACTTCGGGCAGGAACGGCCACTACGGTAGTTACGAGGAGATTTCGAGCCTCTCGCGCAAGGGCGACGAGGCGGCGATCAAACTGCGCGAGTGGGCCGAGGACGCCTGTCGTGAGTTCGTCAAGCAGACGATGTTTGATCGGAAGAATCCTTTGCAGGTGTTCGAGGCGGTCACCGGCGGCGGCAGGATGCTGGAGGAGGACAAGCCCTTCATCCAGCGCATCATCCAGGAGGGCAGCATGATGATTCAGGCGCTCAGCGACAACCGGAGCGAGATGGACGCGCTCGTCAAGGTGCTCAACGGCGGCTACATTCCCTCCGGCCCCGGCGGCGACCTGGTGCGCGACGGCATGAACGTCTTGCCGTCGGGTCGCAATATCCACTCCATCGACCCGTGGCGCATTCCGTCCGAGACCGCATTTAAACGGGGCACGCTGATTGCCGATGGCCTCATCGCCAAGCACGTGGCCGAGAACGACGGCCAGTATCCCGAAACCATCGCCGAGGTGATCTGGGGGCTTGATACCATCAAGACCAAGGGCGAGGCGGTGGCTGTGGTGATCCGGCTCATGGGGGCGGAACCGGCTTACGACGCTTTCGGCAAGATCAGCCACTACAACCTTACGCCGCTTGAAAAACTCGGACGCCCGCGCATCGATGTGCTGATGCAGCTCAGTCCGATCTTCCGCGACGCCTTCGGTATTCTGATGGATCAGCTCGATCGCCTTGTCAAGGACGCTGCCAAGGCCGACGAGCCGCACGAGATGAACTACATCAAAAAACACGTCGATGAAGCGCTGGCCGAGGGGATGGATTTTGAAGCCGCTACCTCCCGCCAGTTCACGCAGGCTCCGGGTTCTTACGGCACTTACGTTGACGACATGATCGAGGATTCGGCGTGGGAAAACGAGAGTGACCTCGACGACCTCTTTATCCGCCGCAACAGCAGCGCGTATGGCGGTGGGCGCAAGGGCGAGAAGCAGTCGGAGATTCTCCAGAAGCTGCTCGGCTCGGTCGATCGCGTGGTGCATCAGGTGGACTCCACCGAGTTCGGTATCTCCGACATCGACCACTACTTCTCTTCATCCGGCTCGCTCCAGCTCGCCGCGCGACGCAGGAATACGAAGGCCTCGGACATCAAGCTCAACTATGTCGAGTCGTTCACCTCGGACATCAAGCTCGATGATGCAGACAAATCGCTGCGCGTGGAGTATCGCTCCAAGCTGCTCAATCCGAAGTGGTTCGAGGGGATGCTCAAGCACGGCCACAGCGGCGCGGGCGAAATCAGCAACCGCGTGACCTACATGCTCGGCTGGGACGCTGTTACCAAGAGCGTCGATGACTGGGTCTATAAAAAGACCGCCGAGACTTATGCGCTTGATCCCGAAATGCGCGAACGCCTTGCCACGCTCAACCCGCAGGCGATCAAGAACATTGTGGGCCGAATGCTTGAAGCGCACGGACGCGGCATGTGGAAAGCCGACCAGAGCATGATTGACGAGCTACAAGAGATTTACGCCGACCTTGAAGACCGGCTCGAAGGCATGGCGGACGAGTGA